GGAGTCTTTCTCGGGGGCCTGGGAGTACATAACTTCTACGCGGGCTATACGAAGCGCGCTGTGGGACAAATGCTGCTGACGTTGCTGTCGTTTTTCTTTCTTGGCTGGGCCGCCTGGATCTGGGCCTTAGTGGAAGTTTGCATCGTCAAGCAGGACGGCGATGGAGTGCCACTTCTTTGATGTAAGACGATTTCTTTTCTGATTGGAGCTGCCTTGTGAACTACACCATCTTTCGTGACGGACAACAGTACGGTCCGTATACTCTCGCCGATCTACAACGCTATGTCGCCTCGGGCGATGTGCTGCTTACCGACCTGGCTTCCAGTGAAGGCATGGGGGAGCCGGTGCCGGTCTCGCAGATCGTCGGCACCATTCCAGTTCCGCTACAGGCCGCCGCTCCATCGGCTCCGGCGATCGAGTATCCCAACCCGCCGAATCTTCATTGGGGCCTGGTGCTTCTGTTCACTATCCTGACCTGGGGAATGTTCATGTCGGTCTGGGGCGTTGTGCTGTCCTTCTGGCTCAAGAAGGTGGCCCCGTCCAGTCGGGCACTCTACTTCTACATCGCGGAACTGGGCTGCCTGGCGCTGGTATTTGCGCTTGGCATGGCTTCTGTCGTCGCGCATGGCGCCACCACATTGATACCGATCGTCCAGTTGGCCAGCTTCGTGTTGACGTTGATTGCGCGCTACAGCTTCCGTTCCTCGATGGAAGAGCACTACAACAATGTTGAAGGCATTCCGCTGACGTTGAGCGGCGTGATGACCTTCTTCTTCAGCACCATCTACTTCCAGTACCACGTCAATGACATTGTCCGGCGCAAGCGGGTTGAGCAGCTTCAACTCGTCACCGGCTAGTGTCTAAAGCTCTTGTCAAAATGTTGTCATCCTGAACGAACGGGGTCCCGGCCAGCTTTGCTGGCTGGGGTGGTGAAGTGAAGGACCTGCTTTTCCAAAGCTTCGGATGGCACAAGCCCTTCATGATTTATGTTGCGAACTTTAGGTTCATCATTCTAAAGAGGAACTCCGATGGCATCGC
This genomic window from Terriglobus albidus contains:
- a CDS encoding DUF4339 domain-containing protein, translating into MNYTIFRDGQQYGPYTLADLQRYVASGDVLLTDLASSEGMGEPVPVSQIVGTIPVPLQAAAPSAPAIEYPNPPNLHWGLVLLFTILTWGMFMSVWGVVLSFWLKKVAPSSRALYFYIAELGCLALVFALGMASVVAHGATTLIPIVQLASFVLTLIARYSFRSSMEEHYNNVEGIPLTLSGVMTFFFSTIYFQYHVNDIVRRKRVEQLQLVTG